AGACTACGAAGATGCTGTTGTTCATCAAGCTGCTATTGCTATTAATGCTAATGGGATAGTTACCAGAAATACATCAGATTTTAAAAAAGCAACCATAAATATATACTCACCTGAAGAATTGATAGCAATTATACAAAATATAATTACCCACCCACAACCTTTATAGCTTGGTCAGCATGATGTGGTTTGGTACTCTATTTTTTAGTGCCAAACGCCATTAACATATTGAAATATAAGGATATTATGCATCTAGCTTACTAAATTGCTTGTTTTCGTTATGTAGCGAAGCTTGCTTACTTTGAAAAATGGCAGCTATACCTTGCTTTATCATTTAACTATTAACATCTTAAAAAGTGAGTATTTTTTTAAGCAAGCGACGATTTTATACTTGATAAATTCGCCCTTGCGCTTAGGTCAAATTCGCATTACATCGTCGCATCTTATGTAAATTTTAAGGAGTAATGACGCAAATCGATTATGACCGCTGATACCTCGACTTCTAGTGAAACAAGCAAACAACAAGCTCGCGCCCATGCCAGCATAAAAGCACAGCTAAAATCAGCTACTGGCATTAATCCCGCTCAGTGTTATCAGTGTGGCAAATGCACTGCGGGTTGTCTAATGGCTGCAGAAATGCCGCTAAAAATCCATCAAATTTTGCGTGCTATCCAATTAGATCAAATCGATAAATTGCTTACTGATGAATCGATTTGGCTTTGTTTAGGATGCGAAACTTGCAGCACACGTTGTCCAAACGAAGTTGAGCCAGCCCGTATTATTGACGCGCTGCGAGAAATAGCGGCCCAAGAAAATCCCAAAGAGTTGCCGCGCTATATCAACGCTTTTCATCAAGCATTTTTAAAGCAAATTATGCGTCATGGTCGCATTTTTGAGTTTGGTCTTATCGCCGCTTACAAACTAAAAACTGGCCGTTTGTTTGATGA
The Deltaproteobacteria bacterium genome window above contains:
- a CDS encoding 4Fe-4S dicluster domain-containing protein; this encodes MTADTSTSSETSKQQARAHASIKAQLKSATGINPAQCYQCGKCTAGCLMAAEMPLKIHQILRAIQLDQIDKLLTDESIWLCLGCETCSTRCPNEVEPARIIDALREIAAQENPKELPRYINAFHQAFLKQIMRHGRIFEFGLIAAYKLKTGRLFDDVSQVPAMLTRGKLALSPRSIDGIKDIRRIFKACEDASVASDNKSDKGSGAP